The Tenuifilum thalassicum genome includes the window AATCATACCTTTTATTTTGAGGCTTTTAGCCCAAATCCAAAAGAAAAACCCGAGGGGGAATTGCTCAGGGCTTTAGAAAGTAATTTTGGTTCATTTGAGAAGTTTATTGAGGATTTCTCTAAGGCCGCTGCAACTCTTTTTGGTTCGGGTTGGGCATGGCTTGTTGTTAAAAACGATGGTAAACTATCTATTTTGCAAGAGTCAAACGCTGGAAACCCTTTAAGAAATGGGTATAAACCCTTGCTTACTTGCGATGTATGGGAGCATGCCTATTACCTGGATTATCAAAACAGACGTCCTGATTATGTTAAGGAGTTTTGGAAGATTTTAGATTGGAAAGTTATTGAGGAACGGTTTCAAAAACTAAAATAGTATGCTTAGAGAGTTACTTATTCGCAATAGAAGTTACCGGAGATTTCAGCAGAATAAGTTAATTGATATTGATACTCTTAAGGAATTGGTTGAACATACTAGGTTTTGCCCCTCGGGGCGAAACCTACAACCATTAAAATACATCCTTGTTAATACCCCCGATCTTTGTTCAAAGGTTTTTCCAAATCTTGCATGGGCTGGTTATTTAAATGATTGGGACGGTCCATCAGTAGGTGAACAGCCTTCAGCATATATCATTATATTAGAAGACCAGCGACTGACTAAGAGTTCGCAGTGGGATCAAGGAATTGCTGCACAAACAATTATGCTTGGCGCTGTTGAACATAACCTAGGTGGCTGTATAATTGCCTCAGTAAAGAAGGATAGCTTAAGTGCGGTTTTGAAACTACCAGATTATATTGAAATTGTACTTGTTTTGGCCATAGGTTATCCTATTGAAAAGGTGGTTGTTGATGATATAGATTTAAGCGGTGATATTAAGTATTGGCGCGATAA containing:
- a CDS encoding superoxide dismutase produces the protein MKHELPKLSYNLNDLGVAISERTMEFHYGKHHQGYVNNLNNLIPGTKFENASLEQIIMEADGGIYNNGAQVWNHTFYFEAFSPNPKEKPEGELLRALESNFGSFEKFIEDFSKAAATLFGSGWAWLVVKNDGKLSILQESNAGNPLRNGYKPLLTCDVWEHAYYLDYQNRRPDYVKEFWKILDWKVIEERFQKLK
- a CDS encoding nitroreductase family protein; protein product: MLRELLIRNRSYRRFQQNKLIDIDTLKELVEHTRFCPSGRNLQPLKYILVNTPDLCSKVFPNLAWAGYLNDWDGPSVGEQPSAYIIILEDQRLTKSSQWDQGIAAQTIMLGAVEHNLGGCIIASVKKDSLSAVLKLPDYIEIVLVLAIGYPIEKVVVDDIDLSGDIKYWRDNEQVHHVPKRKLDDLIWAVNPD